One Vibrio pomeroyi genomic region harbors:
- a CDS encoding DUF4381 domain-containing protein — MAVEHTPPSTYILRELRDVTIPDSVSWFPQTVGWKILGVALLLVALYLAYRLALRWWNNRYRKEALKELMVLDARDKNSTERTFKVLKVVLRYLDSGNAKLFGQAYVNRLNAYLPVNVGTSTKSNAFFTDEVSGLWMQSLIDPKVRLTFEQRLEVIQTAMMWLKLHKPDVQTKPNVQAVTEGQDNV; from the coding sequence ATGGCCGTTGAACATACGCCTCCTAGTACTTATATCCTTCGTGAACTGCGCGATGTAACGATTCCCGACAGCGTGAGTTGGTTTCCCCAAACGGTCGGTTGGAAGATCCTCGGCGTTGCCTTGTTATTGGTTGCGCTCTATCTGGCTTATCGCTTGGCGCTAAGATGGTGGAATAATCGTTATCGTAAAGAAGCACTTAAAGAGCTGATGGTATTGGATGCTCGAGACAAAAACTCAACCGAGCGAACCTTCAAGGTGCTCAAAGTAGTGCTTCGTTATCTAGATAGCGGCAATGCCAAGTTGTTCGGTCAAGCCTATGTAAACCGCTTGAACGCTTATCTTCCTGTTAACGTAGGCACGAGTACAAAGAGCAATGCTTTCTTTACCGACGAAGTATCGGGGCTGTGGATGCAAAGCTTAATTGACCCAAAGGTACGCCTGACCTTTGAACAGCGTTTAGAGGTGATTCAAACTGCGATGATGTGGCTAAAACTTCATAAACCCGATGTACAAACAAAACCGAATGTACAAGCGGTAACAGAGGGGCAAGATAATGTTTGA
- a CDS encoding DUF58 domain-containing protein, with protein MAKPTQAPKSQGLDPRLYCDYSRLVRIQAQAESFSLLPHLKAGSVLSGRHNSLFRGRGLNFEELRHYQLGDDIRNLDWKVTMRTGKPHVRSYTEEKDRNVMICVDQRSSMFFASQNTMKSVVAAEVAALCGWRVLKDGDRVGFVLASHQKLFHTKAQRSQSDLLAQLKHLTKANQSLGVSVSDSEGVGFSQWIELIKRMRLKQSTLIFISDWRDCQEQHLDRLKQLQQHNDILAIMVTDPLEQSLPHDLASANWVVGDGRFQLNLDSQSKVNLASESLAQKAALQKQSLAKLMAMKNLPYIELDTSGAHISQLQKLVGGR; from the coding sequence ATGGCGAAGCCAACACAAGCTCCCAAATCGCAAGGCCTTGATCCTCGCTTATACTGCGATTATTCAAGGTTAGTGCGAATACAGGCTCAAGCTGAGTCGTTTTCCCTGCTGCCTCATCTAAAGGCGGGCAGTGTATTGTCGGGTCGACATAATTCTCTATTCCGTGGCCGTGGGTTGAACTTCGAGGAGTTGCGCCATTACCAACTGGGTGATGATATTCGCAATCTTGATTGGAAAGTCACCATGCGAACAGGTAAGCCTCATGTTCGCAGCTATACCGAAGAGAAAGACCGAAATGTGATGATCTGCGTCGATCAGCGCAGCTCGATGTTTTTTGCATCTCAAAACACCATGAAATCCGTTGTGGCTGCCGAAGTGGCGGCATTGTGCGGATGGCGAGTACTGAAAGATGGCGACCGTGTTGGCTTCGTTTTAGCCTCACATCAAAAACTCTTTCACACCAAAGCACAGCGCTCACAATCTGATTTACTCGCTCAACTTAAACACCTTACTAAAGCGAATCAAAGCTTAGGTGTGAGTGTGAGTGACAGCGAGGGTGTCGGGTTCAGTCAATGGATTGAACTGATCAAACGAATGAGGCTAAAACAGTCGACCTTAATCTTTATTAGCGATTGGCGTGACTGCCAAGAACAGCACCTTGATCGACTCAAGCAGCTACAGCAGCACAATGACATCCTTGCCATTATGGTGACCGATCCGTTAGAACAATCACTGCCTCATGATCTCGCTAGCGCGAATTGGGTGGTGGGTGATGGTCGTTTTCAGCTCAATCTCGATAGCCAATCTAAGGTTAACCTTGCGAGCGAGAGCCTTGCTCAAAAAGCGGCACTTCAAAAACAATCCCTTGCTAAATTAATGGCGATGAAAAACCTTCCTTATATCGAATTAGATACGTCTGGTGCTCATATTTCACAGCTTCAAAAGTTAGTAGGAGGGCGCTAA